In one Leptospiraceae bacterium genomic region, the following are encoded:
- a CDS encoding homoserine dehydrogenase: MKKVNIGLVGAGTIGSGVIQILKEGQEKILSRSGLKLNLKAVCDLHVDRIQGLVEPQTELYNDYSKITSDPDIDVVVELIGGTGVAYSVAESALKNGKTLVTANKALISEKGESLFTIAQEKKVEIGYEAAVGGTIPVIRSMKTGLVTNEFSAIYGILNGTTNYILSKMELEGLNYETALKNAQDLGFAEKDPTFDVEGIDAAHKISILGGLATGKRISIDKIYIEGITKISSTEIRFAREFGYRIKLLGVYKVQGNLVEARVHPTLVPIDHPIASVMNEVNAIFFDTNYSGPVMLVGKGAGSLPTANAVLSDIVFYAARRKGLDGFSESNFSENASLLPIGETTERFYIRFNTIDKPGVLAELARVLGKNNISISSMKQAESREGQPVEVIIFTHEAKEKDLRSSIEEIDKMDITREPSVVIRIENLG; the protein is encoded by the coding sequence ATGAAGAAGGTAAACATAGGGCTTGTAGGAGCCGGTACCATTGGTTCGGGTGTGATTCAAATTCTCAAAGAGGGCCAGGAGAAAATCCTTTCCCGTTCAGGTTTAAAACTTAATCTAAAAGCTGTATGTGATCTCCACGTAGATAGGATTCAGGGACTTGTTGAACCACAGACTGAATTGTATAATGACTATTCTAAAATCACTTCCGATCCGGATATCGATGTGGTAGTTGAACTTATCGGGGGGACAGGGGTTGCTTATTCCGTAGCTGAAAGTGCTCTGAAAAACGGTAAAACCCTTGTTACTGCCAACAAAGCCCTGATTTCCGAAAAAGGAGAAAGTCTTTTTACCATTGCACAGGAAAAGAAAGTAGAAATTGGTTACGAAGCAGCCGTGGGAGGAACAATTCCCGTAATTCGCTCGATGAAGACCGGTCTTGTCACCAATGAGTTTTCTGCCATTTACGGAATTTTAAACGGAACCACGAATTATATACTTTCAAAAATGGAATTAGAGGGACTGAATTATGAAACAGCCCTCAAAAATGCCCAGGATCTGGGTTTTGCTGAAAAAGACCCGACTTTCGATGTAGAAGGAATCGACGCAGCTCATAAAATTTCCATCCTCGGCGGACTTGCTACCGGAAAAAGAATCTCCATTGATAAAATTTATATAGAGGGTATCACGAAAATATCCAGTACCGAAATTCGGTTTGCTCGAGAATTTGGCTATAGAATCAAGCTATTAGGGGTTTATAAAGTTCAGGGGAACCTGGTAGAAGCCAGGGTGCATCCGACCCTGGTACCCATCGATCATCCGATAGCCAGCGTTATGAACGAGGTAAATGCTATATTTTTTGATACAAATTACTCAGGTCCGGTAATGCTGGTCGGAAAAGGTGCGGGTTCTTTGCCTACTGCCAATGCCGTTCTTTCAGATATCGTTTTTTATGCAGCCAGAAGAAAGGGTCTCGATGGCTTTTCTGAAAGTAATTTTAGTGAGAATGCTTCTTTACTTCCGATAGGTGAAACCACCGAAAGATTTTACATTCGTTTCAACACCATAGACAAACCCGGTGTTTTAGCGGAGCTTGCAAGAGTTCTTGGAAAAAACAATATTTCTATTTCTTCTATGAAGCAGGCCGAGTCGAGGGAAGGTCAACCTGTAGAAGTAATTATTTTTACCCATGAAGCCAAAGAAAAAGATCTTCGTTCTTCTATTGAAGAAATTGATAAAATGGATATTACCAGAGAACCTTCTGTTGTCATTCGAATTGAGAATTTAGGTTAA
- a CDS encoding motility associated factor glycosyltransferase family protein, producing the protein MFFGFGLAYPIESLLLSKKLQKRKLYCFEPLPEIFEIKEVQRRKLEIEKLALKFSLGLTFIKVGDKISENFLIFSQAYYKRNHSEILSEFIKSVNFTKTSDKTISHFSNTWLRNSLIFLKNAQAKFIYKLNLKYKTIVFVGASPILEEELDTIKKFRDSFYLFSSDTALGFLQSEGLSPDLILSVDSGRGTFYHFHSYRGDTPILSWPGGNYQIQKLCGSIYYYCSSYPLDQLIAAYLNIPILPNPSMNVAGLAKSLCVQFEASKLIYAGVSFASYKGKSHCRGTGYEKFRLPGLDRYHSLYSYSLNSYRKEKSDKDKLAYSEILKNETNLKTYLFSDFQSQFVKEKYEKMEFLTHTLKDTGSIIRILDNTDILNGVCKELQIEPHKFKEKLHKIGLSPK; encoded by the coding sequence TTGTTTTTTGGATTCGGTCTTGCCTATCCCATTGAATCCCTGCTTCTGAGTAAAAAATTACAGAAAAGAAAGCTTTATTGCTTCGAGCCTCTTCCGGAAATCTTTGAAATAAAAGAAGTTCAAAGAAGAAAGTTGGAAATCGAGAAGCTGGCTTTAAAATTTTCCCTCGGCCTAACATTTATAAAAGTAGGTGATAAAATTTCTGAGAATTTTTTAATTTTTTCACAAGCCTACTACAAGCGCAATCATTCCGAAATACTATCCGAATTTATAAAGTCTGTAAATTTCACAAAAACATCCGATAAAACTATATCTCATTTTTCTAATACCTGGTTACGAAACTCTCTTATTTTTTTAAAAAATGCACAGGCTAAATTTATTTATAAGCTTAACCTGAAATATAAAACTATAGTGTTTGTCGGTGCATCTCCAATCCTCGAAGAAGAATTAGATACTATAAAAAAATTCCGAGATTCATTCTACTTATTTTCTTCCGACACAGCACTGGGCTTTTTGCAATCTGAAGGTCTTAGCCCCGACCTGATACTTTCTGTGGATTCCGGAAGGGGAACGTTTTATCATTTTCACTCTTACCGGGGTGATACTCCGATACTAAGCTGGCCCGGAGGAAACTATCAAATTCAAAAACTTTGCGGATCGATTTATTATTATTGTTCGTCCTATCCTCTCGACCAGTTAATCGCAGCTTATTTAAATATACCTATTCTTCCAAATCCTTCTATGAATGTAGCCGGTCTTGCAAAATCTCTCTGTGTTCAGTTTGAAGCATCTAAACTCATCTATGCAGGTGTAAGCTTTGCTTCTTATAAAGGAAAAAGTCATTGTCGCGGAACGGGTTATGAGAAATTTCGGCTTCCGGGATTAGATCGTTATCATAGCCTATATTCCTATTCACTAAATAGTTACAGGAAAGAAAAAAGCGATAAGGATAAATTAGCCTATTCTGAAATATTAAAGAATGAAACGAATCTGAAAACATATCTATTTTCAGATTTTCAAAGCCAATTTGTAAAAGAGAAATACGAAAAGATGGAATTTTTAACTCACACGCTAAAAGACACAGGCTCTATTATAAGAATCTTAGATAATACTGATATTTTAAATGGTGTCTGCAAGGAATTACAAATAGAACCTCATAAATTTAAGGAAAAACTGCATAAAATCGGACTTTCTCCCAAGTAA
- a CDS encoding TlpA family protein disulfide reductase, whose protein sequence is MEGRDLQGKTIHLATIQKVDRIALNVYSPTCIPCVKELPALDYLHREIQKNQRGLLYLVVDPFNVTDLEEGTDFERAYTEAAKVMKEEVQKRNIQIPVLIMKKPFEVKPGTGLITGTPETLLFETRPLNLYYNFVGPISEAMDIPQLEKDTKILFFKKVFGIF, encoded by the coding sequence TTGGAAGGTAGGGATCTACAGGGAAAAACGATACATCTGGCAACTATACAGAAAGTAGATAGAATTGCTCTGAATGTATATTCTCCTACCTGTATCCCCTGTGTCAAAGAATTGCCGGCTCTCGATTATCTCCATAGGGAAATACAAAAGAACCAGAGAGGGCTTTTGTACCTTGTCGTAGATCCCTTCAATGTAACCGATCTGGAAGAAGGGACTGATTTTGAAAGAGCCTATACCGAAGCAGCAAAAGTGATGAAAGAAGAAGTTCAAAAAAGGAATATTCAAATCCCTGTCCTTATTATGAAAAAGCCTTTTGAGGTAAAACCCGGTACCGGTCTCATTACCGGCACACCGGAAACTCTTCTTTTTGAGACAAGACCTTTAAATCTATATTACAACTTTGTAGGGCCAATTTCGGAAGCTATGGATATTCCCCAATTAGAAAAAGACACAAAGATCCTCTTTTTTAAGAAGGTTTTCGGGATATTCTAA
- a CDS encoding U32 family peptidase, with amino-acid sequence MPAGSLEKLKIAFLYGADAVYCGVPRFSLRARENEFRLETLKEAVEYAHNLNKKVYFTINGIPRNSKLPSFPRYIDEMAALKPDGLIMADPGLILNTREMHPELDIHISVQANVMNYETVRFWQKIGATRVILSREVSIPEVAEIKQKIPDMELEVFVHGAICIAHSGRCLMSNYFKQRDANQGTCNNACRDQYKVFVTNPRQNDELMEITEDESGTYLMNSKDLRAIEYIDEIVAAGVDSLKVEGRTKGEYYLALVARSYRKAIDDLVIGNPFDKALLEQLDKVASRRYFSGFLSRGLEKVTEEESDFQNYEEGNSRIQTQMYAGKIKRFDAERMLGFLDIKNKVKIGDKLEIFMPGREDTELIQIEEIFYYNKPKDVVSGGLGEVAFRFPFIVPENSFLSVLKNETVKT; translated from the coding sequence ATGCCTGCCGGAAGCCTCGAGAAATTAAAAATTGCATTTCTCTACGGGGCAGATGCTGTGTATTGTGGAGTTCCCCGCTTTTCCCTTCGAGCCAGGGAAAATGAATTTCGCTTAGAAACCTTAAAAGAAGCAGTAGAATACGCGCATAATCTAAATAAGAAAGTTTATTTTACCATTAACGGAATTCCGAGGAATTCCAAACTTCCCAGTTTTCCTCGTTATATTGACGAAATGGCTGCTCTTAAACCGGATGGTTTGATAATGGCAGATCCCGGTCTCATCCTGAATACAAGAGAAATGCATCCGGAGTTGGATATCCATATTTCTGTTCAGGCAAATGTAATGAATTATGAGACAGTTCGTTTCTGGCAAAAAATTGGAGCCACAAGAGTAATTCTTTCAAGAGAAGTAAGTATTCCGGAAGTAGCTGAAATTAAGCAGAAAATTCCTGATATGGAGCTTGAAGTATTTGTTCATGGTGCCATTTGTATTGCTCATAGCGGTCGCTGTTTAATGAGTAATTACTTCAAGCAAAGAGATGCGAATCAAGGCACCTGCAATAATGCCTGTAGGGATCAATATAAGGTTTTTGTAACGAATCCGAGACAGAACGATGAGTTAATGGAAATTACGGAAGACGAATCCGGCACTTATCTAATGAACTCAAAAGACCTTCGGGCCATTGAATACATCGACGAAATTGTTGCTGCTGGTGTAGATTCCTTGAAGGTGGAAGGAAGGACTAAGGGAGAGTATTATTTGGCTTTAGTGGCTCGCTCTTATAGAAAAGCCATAGATGATCTGGTAATCGGAAATCCCTTTGATAAAGCCTTATTAGAACAGTTAGATAAAGTAGCCTCCAGAAGATATTTCTCAGGTTTCTTAAGTAGAGGACTGGAGAAAGTAACAGAAGAAGAATCTGATTTTCAAAACTACGAAGAAGGCAATAGCCGAATTCAAACTCAGATGTATGCAGGAAAAATAAAACGCTTTGATGCAGAAAGAATGCTCGGTTTTTTAGATATTAAAAATAAAGTAAAAATTGGGGATAAATTAGAAATATTCATGCCCGGAAGAGAAGATACCGAACTTATACAGATTGAAGAAATATTCTATTATAATAAACCTAAAGATGTAGTGAGTGGCGGGCTCGGGGAAGTAGCGTTTCGTTTTCCTTTTATAGTTCCCGAAAATTCCTTCTTGAGTGTGTTAAAAAATGAGACAGTTAAAACTTAG
- a CDS encoding SpoIIE family protein phosphatase produces MDLFLLSYHSISVFTVFIISSIIVVYLGIKKDKILSTYWLLGVFLGYMFLYLGHFLSYSIFSPIAAYSTFFSQLSLLGVACFVAFSYHYPKNVYKQESKIAIPLSFGLAFLAISIFLFQSMTMDKMYSFSEHKYDFSAGGFSTLISLLLHLWCFIILFRKTILYSGYDGFLSKWGMHKSLRGEKEINGSEGINRSANILISLLKFFHPVGKDANSIKGFSRAMLLLTVLSFMGLLNSSGLISQEFYAYIFSAISLVLSFYIILIYLNNSSESTTLMIKLVGISLVTLLIVVGYIGQVMLRMSETDYDKLRLSEVKNSRTNILMERFKELPESIVYVLKKPNTEIAEPSTYELLFSRDSIVSLPEIVNFETRQLEGRKDVLKSKFPALSDKDLNQLAKKELASYSSLQYERLYRNAGIFYIHYDFANDAYVYEVGFSYYEYRKYTHSNISPLFYAIFLTTVGILILFPRFFRNSLKHPLEKLLIGVRKVNEGDLDVLVPIAVHDEIGSVADSFNTMVLSLKDTKAKMQAYAESLEKTIEERTREIQDKSDTIQQLRIQQDGYYFLTSLLAKPLYFNANKSKQVKTEFIIRQKNSFVFKDKRAELGGDICLTGNLKFGKKSKHTSFTFALNADAMGKSVQGAGGAMVLGVVVNAMLSRSASNKRILDISPRTWLEEFFNELNLVYKTFDGYLLATACMFLINDETGECLYINAGHPRTVLLRNEKANFIETSIEHTKKIGLDLNASDLIKSFKLKDKDILILGSDGKDHINLSPGKAQTRINEKEDLFLRLVEKANGKLFELEQNIFLTGEVTDDFSLLRLEFTVPKDSSGLTRQEIFFGEESSSREEFFFGEDDFSEKEDISVVSEMYTQGRKLYQEGNVKKAIEVLSKAFKKDDKNQKLNKLFGLACFKDKQYEIAIRVISQYLKQDPDNTEMWYYMSLAQRKVGQYVQSIDSAKKFYEKFPDNVQNLINLSDLYRIEGNFKKAEHFSKLALKIDPENKNAKKILEVLENVA; encoded by the coding sequence ATGGATCTATTTTTACTTTCATACCATTCTATCAGCGTTTTCACCGTTTTCATTATTTCCAGCATTATTGTCGTTTACCTCGGAATCAAAAAAGATAAGATTCTTTCTACCTACTGGTTACTGGGAGTTTTCCTCGGTTACATGTTTCTGTACCTCGGACACTTCCTTTCTTATTCAATATTTAGCCCGATAGCCGCCTATAGCACTTTTTTCAGCCAATTATCCCTTTTAGGAGTAGCCTGCTTTGTAGCCTTTAGTTATCATTATCCCAAAAATGTTTACAAACAAGAATCAAAAATTGCGATCCCGCTTTCTTTCGGCCTCGCTTTTCTGGCTATTTCTATCTTCCTGTTTCAGTCCATGACCATGGACAAGATGTACAGCTTTAGCGAGCATAAATATGATTTTAGTGCCGGTGGATTTTCTACCCTGATTTCTCTTCTCTTACATCTCTGGTGTTTCATTATACTTTTTAGAAAGACCATTCTGTATTCGGGCTATGATGGCTTTTTATCAAAATGGGGAATGCATAAGTCCCTAAGGGGAGAAAAAGAAATAAATGGTTCAGAAGGTATTAATAGAAGTGCGAATATTTTAATTTCCTTATTAAAGTTTTTCCATCCCGTAGGAAAAGATGCAAATTCAATTAAAGGTTTTTCGAGAGCTATGCTTTTGTTGACCGTTTTGTCTTTTATGGGACTTCTAAATTCTTCCGGTCTCATTTCACAGGAATTTTATGCGTATATATTCTCTGCAATTTCCCTTGTATTATCCTTTTATATTATTTTAATCTATCTGAATAATTCTTCTGAATCCACAACCCTTATGATAAAGCTTGTAGGCATCTCTCTTGTTACCCTTCTTATCGTAGTGGGATATATCGGTCAGGTAATGCTTCGAATGAGTGAAACCGATTATGATAAGCTTCGCTTGAGTGAAGTAAAAAACTCCAGAACCAATATTCTCATGGAAAGATTCAAAGAACTTCCGGAGAGTATAGTATATGTTCTCAAAAAGCCGAATACAGAAATTGCGGAACCTTCTACCTATGAGCTACTTTTTTCCAGGGATAGTATTGTGAGTCTTCCGGAAATTGTAAATTTTGAGACAAGGCAATTGGAAGGTAGAAAAGATGTGTTAAAATCTAAATTTCCCGCGCTTTCAGATAAAGATCTAAATCAACTGGCAAAAAAGGAACTGGCTTCCTATTCCTCTTTGCAGTACGAAAGGTTATATCGTAATGCAGGAATTTTTTATATTCATTATGATTTTGCAAATGATGCCTATGTTTATGAAGTAGGTTTTAGTTATTATGAATATAGAAAATATACACATAGCAACATCAGTCCCTTATTTTATGCTATTTTTTTGACTACGGTCGGAATATTAATTCTCTTTCCAAGGTTTTTTAGAAATAGTCTGAAACATCCATTAGAAAAACTTCTTATTGGAGTAAGAAAAGTTAACGAGGGAGATCTGGATGTTTTAGTTCCAATAGCAGTTCATGACGAAATTGGTTCTGTAGCGGACTCCTTTAATACTATGGTTTTATCTTTAAAAGATACAAAAGCAAAAATGCAGGCCTATGCAGAATCGCTCGAAAAAACAATAGAAGAAAGAACAAGAGAAATTCAGGATAAATCAGATACGATTCAACAATTACGAATACAGCAGGATGGATATTATTTCTTAACCTCCTTACTGGCTAAACCTCTTTACTTCAACGCGAACAAATCCAAACAGGTAAAGACAGAATTTATCATCCGTCAAAAGAATAGCTTTGTTTTTAAAGATAAAAGAGCCGAACTCGGAGGAGATATTTGTCTTACGGGGAATCTTAAGTTTGGAAAGAAAAGCAAGCATACATCCTTTACATTTGCTTTAAATGCAGATGCCATGGGTAAATCAGTTCAGGGAGCCGGTGGAGCTATGGTTCTGGGTGTGGTGGTAAATGCGATGTTGTCGCGTTCTGCATCCAACAAAAGAATACTCGACATTTCTCCCAGAACCTGGTTGGAAGAATTTTTTAATGAATTAAATTTGGTATATAAAACCTTTGATGGCTATCTTTTAGCTACAGCCTGTATGTTTTTAATCAATGATGAAACCGGGGAATGTTTGTATATTAATGCAGGTCATCCGAGAACCGTTTTACTCAGAAATGAGAAAGCCAATTTTATAGAAACTTCAATTGAACATACAAAAAAAATCGGACTCGACTTGAATGCTTCTGATCTAATTAAAAGTTTCAAATTAAAAGATAAAGATATTCTAATACTGGGTTCGGATGGAAAAGACCATATTAACCTTTCTCCCGGTAAGGCTCAAACTCGGATCAATGAAAAAGAAGATTTATTTTTACGCCTGGTAGAAAAGGCCAATGGTAAGCTTTTTGAACTTGAACAAAATATTTTTCTTACAGGTGAAGTGACAGATGATTTTTCCTTGCTTCGCCTGGAATTTACAGTTCCAAAAGATTCAAGCGGACTCACCCGTCAGGAGATCTTCTTTGGAGAAGAAAGTAGCAGCAGGGAAGAGTTCTTTTTTGGTGAAGATGATTTTTCTGAAAAAGAAGACATTTCGGTTGTCAGTGAAATGTATACACAGGGAAGAAAACTTTATCAGGAAGGCAATGTTAAAAAGGCTATCGAAGTTTTATCAAAAGCATTCAAGAAAGATGATAAAAATCAAAAGCTAAATAAGCTTTTCGGATTAGCCTGTTTTAAAGATAAACAATACGAAATAGCTATTCGGGTTATCTCACAGTATTTAAAGCAGGATCCGGATAACACAGAAATGTGGTATTATATGTCTCTGGCTCAGAGAAAAGTCGGTCAATATGTACAATCTATCGATTCAGCTAAAAAGTTTTATGAGAAGTTTCCGGATAATGTACAAAACCTCATTAACCTTTCTGATTTGTACAGGATTGAAGGGAATTTTAAAAAAGCAGAACACTTTTCAAAATTAGCCTTAAAGATTGATCCGGAAAATAAGAACGCTAAAAAGATTTTAGAAGTTCTGGAGAATGTAGCCTGA
- the secA gene encoding preprotein translocase subunit SecA — translation MFGRILKALFGSKYERDLKKLKPIVDSINGLEEKMRGLSDEDLKQQTARFKERLSKGETLDDVLPEAFATVREVSIRVMGMRHFDVQMMGGIALHWGNISEMKTGEGKTLTSTLAVYLNSLMGKGVHVVTVNDYLAKRDANWMKPIYDFLGVTVGAIQHDMDHEDRQVAYAADITYGTNNEFGFDYLRDNMVSHLEHKVQRGHFFAIVDEVDSILIDEARTPLIISGAAEESTDIYARVDKIIPSLKGKEEFDVPEPKKGEEPIAEKDKVWDYEIDEKAKNVLLTEKGVASVEKLLGIDNLYAHENVSVVHHVHQALKAHKIYLIDVDYVVQEDEVIIVDEFTGRLMPGRRYSDGLHQAIEAKEGVTIARESQTLASITFQNYFRIYTKLAGMTGTADTEAEEFKKIYNLDVVVIPTNLPLKRTDHADRVYRTEREKFFAIINEIKDCYKRKQPVLVGTISIEKSEVLSALLGRENIPHNVLNAKFHEKEAEIVANAGKPGAVTIATNMAGRGTDIVLGGSQRFKESLESWEEEEELIYEFKAAIKSMDLDKAEILLNQMPSQNKQKRAKEIYDNARFWKMNHDLVLEAGGLHILGTERHESRRIDNQLRGRSGRQGDPGSSRFYLSLEDDLMRIFGSDRISLIMQKLGMEEGQEIEHKMVSNAIARSQKRVEGHNFDIRKHLLEYDDVMNRQRMVIYELRNNILENKDISSTIKTWIDEIIESQILLHCEGANPNAWNINALNDWLTDGMGMNFTVNASDFKKGDSQLELFKHISENFIETYDRKGNSVGEAWSFLERNILLDILDHRWKDHLYVMDNLREGIWTVGYGDKNPLIEYKLQGFQIFDQMVENLKTEVINFLLRVEITEENPYQEEIQEYQRVGEEHLDIDIFNESFSNRTTLAPSRKKANKDVTTSAGGASKRKKNRRRKR, via the coding sequence ATGTTTGGAAGAATACTTAAAGCCCTTTTTGGAAGTAAATACGAAAGAGACTTAAAAAAGCTCAAGCCAATTGTTGATTCAATCAATGGTCTCGAAGAAAAAATGCGCGGTTTATCGGATGAAGATTTAAAGCAACAGACTGCCAGGTTTAAAGAAAGATTAAGCAAGGGAGAAACTCTGGATGATGTTTTACCGGAAGCTTTTGCTACCGTCAGGGAAGTTTCTATTCGTGTAATGGGTATGAGGCACTTTGATGTGCAGATGATGGGGGGAATCGCTCTTCACTGGGGAAATATCTCTGAGATGAAAACCGGAGAAGGAAAGACTCTGACATCTACCCTGGCGGTGTATCTGAATTCTCTAATGGGCAAAGGGGTTCATGTGGTTACTGTAAACGATTACCTGGCAAAACGGGATGCTAACTGGATGAAACCGATCTATGACTTTCTCGGTGTTACGGTTGGTGCCATTCAACATGATATGGATCACGAAGACAGGCAGGTGGCTTATGCAGCGGATATAACCTACGGAACCAATAACGAATTTGGCTTTGATTATCTCAGAGATAACATGGTAAGCCATCTGGAGCATAAAGTTCAGAGAGGACATTTCTTTGCTATCGTTGACGAAGTGGACTCTATCCTGATAGACGAAGCCAGAACCCCGCTTATCATTTCCGGGGCTGCTGAAGAATCTACAGATATTTATGCAAGAGTTGATAAAATTATCCCTTCCTTAAAAGGAAAAGAAGAATTTGATGTTCCGGAACCTAAAAAGGGCGAAGAGCCAATCGCCGAGAAAGATAAAGTTTGGGATTATGAAATAGATGAAAAGGCGAAAAATGTTCTTTTGACTGAAAAGGGTGTCGCCAGTGTAGAAAAGCTTTTGGGTATCGATAACCTTTATGCGCATGAAAATGTGAGTGTTGTCCACCACGTTCATCAAGCCTTAAAAGCACATAAAATTTATCTAATAGATGTTGACTATGTTGTGCAGGAAGATGAAGTTATCATTGTAGATGAGTTTACAGGTCGTTTAATGCCGGGCAGGCGTTATTCGGATGGCTTACATCAGGCCATTGAAGCCAAAGAAGGAGTAACTATTGCCAGAGAATCTCAGACTCTTGCATCGATTACTTTTCAGAATTATTTCCGTATCTATACAAAGCTAGCAGGTATGACCGGAACCGCCGATACGGAAGCAGAAGAATTTAAAAAGATATACAATCTCGATGTGGTAGTAATTCCAACCAACTTGCCGCTGAAACGGACCGACCACGCCGATAGGGTATATAGAACCGAAAGAGAGAAATTTTTCGCTATTATCAATGAAATCAAGGATTGCTATAAAAGAAAACAGCCGGTTCTTGTAGGAACCATCTCCATAGAAAAATCAGAGGTGCTTTCGGCCCTTCTGGGTAGAGAAAATATTCCGCATAATGTATTAAATGCCAAATTTCATGAGAAAGAAGCGGAGATTGTGGCCAACGCCGGGAAACCGGGAGCCGTTACTATCGCTACAAATATGGCGGGTCGTGGAACGGACATCGTTCTGGGTGGTTCCCAAAGATTCAAAGAATCCCTTGAGTCCTGGGAAGAAGAGGAAGAACTTATCTATGAATTTAAAGCTGCCATTAAATCCATGGACTTGGATAAAGCAGAAATTCTTCTAAACCAAATGCCTTCTCAGAACAAACAAAAGAGGGCCAAAGAAATCTATGACAATGCCCGTTTCTGGAAAATGAATCATGATCTGGTTTTAGAAGCCGGAGGTTTACATATATTAGGAACCGAACGTCACGAATCCAGAAGGATTGATAACCAGCTAAGAGGACGTTCCGGAAGACAGGGAGACCCGGGTTCCAGTCGTTTTTACCTTTCTCTGGAAGATGACCTCATGCGGATTTTTGGAAGTGATAGGATTTCTCTTATCATGCAAAAGCTGGGAATGGAAGAAGGGCAGGAGATTGAACATAAAATGGTTTCCAATGCTATCGCCCGTTCTCAGAAAAGGGTGGAGGGCCATAACTTCGATATTCGTAAACATCTTCTTGAATACGATGATGTAATGAATCGTCAGAGGATGGTTATTTATGAACTTAGAAATAATATTTTAGAAAATAAAGATATAAGTAGTACTATAAAAACTTGGATAGATGAGATAATCGAAAGCCAGATTCTTCTTCATTGTGAAGGTGCCAATCCAAATGCCTGGAATATTAATGCACTGAATGACTGGCTTACAGATGGTATGGGTATGAACTTCACTGTAAATGCAAGTGACTTCAAAAAAGGTGATTCTCAATTAGAGCTTTTTAAACATATCTCAGAAAACTTCATAGAAACTTATGATAGAAAAGGAAATTCAGTAGGAGAAGCCTGGTCCTTTTTAGAAAGAAATATTCTTCTGGATATTCTGGATCACAGGTGGAAAGATCATCTTTACGTTATGGACAACTTGAGAGAGGGGATTTGGACTGTAGGTTATGGAGATAAAAATCCTCTTATAGAATATAAACTACAGGGTTTCCAAATTTTTGATCAGATGGTAGAAAATCTGAAAACAGAAGTTATTAATTTCTTATTGCGAGTAGAAATTACTGAAGAAAATCCCTATCAGGAAGAAATACAGGAATACCAGAGAGTTGGAGAAGAGCACCTCGATATAGATATTTTTAATGAATCGTTCTCTAATCGTACCACCTTAGCACCATCCAGAAAGAAAGCGAATAAAGATGTAACTACAAGTGCCGGTGGGGCATCCAAAAGAAAGAAAAATCGAAGAAGGAAAAGATAG
- a CDS encoding DNA primase → MSNNQHNQDFDILRVIELARDHKYEVTVAGFEVLDKIDKIDIPKGLKPKKVAVQALYALSEKMVQYDYFTSEQRKQLAEVKKKQEQKNPEFNNLFAKSSAPEIEESDSDEEEILEEEPPKVLSSKEEDDDDDFSDYDDNSDDDDFDDSNDSFEDEESEYSEKK, encoded by the coding sequence ATGAGTAATAACCAGCACAATCAGGATTTCGATATATTACGTGTAATAGAACTCGCCAGGGATCACAAGTATGAAGTAACAGTGGCCGGTTTTGAAGTTCTGGATAAAATTGATAAAATCGATATCCCGAAAGGATTAAAGCCCAAGAAAGTTGCGGTTCAGGCTCTTTATGCTCTTTCTGAGAAAATGGTTCAATATGATTATTTTACTTCAGAACAAAGAAAGCAATTAGCAGAGGTAAAAAAGAAGCAAGAGCAAAAAAATCCGGAATTCAACAATCTCTTTGCCAAATCGTCCGCTCCTGAAATCGAAGAAAGTGATAGTGATGAAGAGGAAATCCTCGAGGAAGAACCTCCGAAAGTTCTTTCTTCTAAAGAAGAAGATGACGACGATGATTTTTCTGATTATGACGACAATTCAGATGATGATGACTTCGATGATAGCAATGATAGCTTTGAAGACGAAGAAAGCGAGTATAGCGAGAAGAAATAG